The following are encoded in a window of Algiphilus aromaticivorans DG1253 genomic DNA:
- a CDS encoding RidA family protein — translation MTAITATSSSGVVRLTNPDGLYDPAPNGYSHLAEVAPGSRLLLVAGQGGEDADGALPADFRAQVRQAMRNLETALQAAGAALGDVARTTVLVVDHSEERLHIFGEELERAWGDAMKPACTLIPVPRLALDGMLFEIEATAALRA, via the coding sequence ATGACTGCAATAACCGCCACCTCCTCTTCCGGTGTCGTGCGCCTCACCAACCCGGACGGCCTCTACGATCCGGCGCCCAACGGCTATTCGCATCTTGCCGAAGTCGCTCCCGGCAGCCGGCTGCTGCTGGTCGCCGGCCAGGGCGGCGAGGACGCAGACGGCGCGCTGCCGGCTGATTTCCGTGCCCAGGTGCGGCAGGCCATGCGCAATCTGGAGACCGCACTGCAGGCCGCCGGCGCCGCGCTCGGCGACGTTGCGCGCACCACCGTGCTGGTCGTCGATCACAGCGAGGAGCGCCTGCATATCTTCGGCGAGGAGCTGGAACGCGCCTGGGGCGATGCGATGAAGCCGGCCTGCACCCTCATTCCGGTGCCGCGCCTGGCGCTGGACGGCATGCTCTTCGAGATCGAAGCCACCGCCGCGCTGCGCGCCTGA
- a CDS encoding carboxymuconolactone decarboxylase family protein — protein sequence MQSRLDYQSASPNTMKGLLALEQQVRESGLEHSLIELVKTRASQINGCAFCIHMHTRDARAAGESEDRLHLLAAWRESPLYTPRECAALAWTESLTRIADTGAPDADFAQARDAFTDDELAKLTLLIGTINIWNRFAIGFRAIHPVD from the coding sequence ATGCAAAGCCGACTGGACTATCAAAGCGCTTCGCCGAACACCATGAAAGGACTGCTCGCGCTGGAGCAGCAGGTTCGCGAAAGCGGGCTGGAGCACAGCCTCATCGAACTGGTGAAGACGCGCGCCTCGCAGATCAATGGCTGCGCCTTCTGCATCCACATGCACACCCGCGACGCCCGGGCCGCCGGCGAGAGCGAGGACCGCCTGCACCTGCTTGCGGCCTGGCGCGAATCGCCGCTCTACACGCCGCGCGAGTGCGCCGCTCTGGCCTGGACCGAGTCGCTGACCCGCATCGCCGACACCGGCGCGCCGGACGCGGATTTCGCGCAAGCGCGCGACGCCTTCACCGATGACGAGCTGGCCAAGCTCACCCTGCTCATCGGCACGATCAATATCTGGAACCGCTTCGCCATCGGCTTCCGGGCCATTCACCCGGTCGACTGA
- a CDS encoding DUF3999 family protein codes for MKWVLAGLLLVPATVLAAPVTQDFARGLPLEADEPAAAYGLPLPDAVYRGVTRRDLGDLRVFDANGRVVQHALCPPEAPEKQSERHAAAIWGLPAGSAPRRRQGTRMEIETADGTRLALNEGAAEVTAPGGAFEYLLDVRELEVPITALALDWAWRTPEGRAELAVRVAASDDLDNWRTLLPQGTLLRAEGEGGKLERSQLSLPERRYAFLRLTPLDGRARDWLRGATLVSVAPESVPDLRWFDAEAMPVETPDMREYRSDRRAPVQRLRLDAGDLRLGVRVSSRDALDARWWRRATTPAPATGDDDTAAGITVVPPVAERFWRVEVMQGAEALGSRALGLRMGYAPERLRFFAQGEGPWLLAYGSAQAMPAEPLACARFEQVSTAVGIGVERSLGGDSRLSPETGWPLRRIVLWVMLGAGALLVVAMALSLLRRLGRGDG; via the coding sequence ATGAAGTGGGTTCTGGCAGGGCTGTTGCTGGTGCCGGCCACGGTGCTGGCTGCGCCGGTTACGCAGGATTTTGCGCGGGGCCTGCCGCTGGAAGCCGATGAGCCGGCGGCGGCCTACGGCCTGCCACTTCCGGATGCGGTCTATCGCGGCGTAACGCGCCGCGACCTGGGTGATCTCCGCGTCTTCGACGCCAACGGTCGCGTCGTGCAGCACGCGCTTTGCCCACCCGAGGCGCCGGAGAAGCAGAGCGAACGGCACGCGGCCGCGATCTGGGGGCTGCCCGCAGGCAGCGCACCGCGGCGCCGTCAGGGCACGCGCATGGAGATCGAGACCGCTGACGGCACGCGGCTGGCACTGAACGAGGGCGCGGCCGAGGTCACGGCGCCTGGTGGCGCCTTCGAGTATCTGCTCGATGTGCGCGAGCTTGAGGTGCCGATAACCGCGCTGGCCCTGGACTGGGCTTGGCGCACGCCCGAGGGCCGTGCCGAGTTGGCCGTGCGCGTTGCCGCGAGCGATGATCTCGACAATTGGCGCACCCTCCTGCCGCAGGGCACGCTGCTGCGCGCCGAGGGCGAGGGCGGCAAGCTGGAACGCTCGCAGCTGTCCTTGCCCGAGCGGCGCTACGCCTTCCTGCGCCTGACGCCGCTGGACGGTCGCGCGCGCGACTGGCTGCGCGGCGCGACGCTGGTGTCGGTGGCCCCCGAATCGGTGCCCGATCTGCGCTGGTTCGACGCCGAAGCCATGCCGGTCGAAACCCCGGATATGCGCGAGTACCGCAGCGACCGACGGGCGCCGGTGCAGCGGCTGCGGCTTGACGCCGGCGACCTGCGCCTGGGAGTGCGCGTCAGCTCGCGCGATGCACTGGACGCGCGCTGGTGGCGCCGCGCCACCACGCCGGCGCCGGCTACGGGCGACGATGACACCGCCGCCGGGATCACGGTTGTGCCGCCGGTCGCCGAGCGTTTCTGGCGCGTGGAAGTCATGCAGGGGGCTGAGGCGCTGGGTAGTCGGGCGCTGGGCCTGCGCATGGGCTATGCACCGGAGCGGCTGCGTTTCTTCGCGCAGGGCGAGGGGCCCTGGCTGCTTGCCTACGGCAGCGCTCAGGCGATGCCGGCCGAGCCGTTGGCTTGTGCGCGTTTCGAGCAGGTCTCGACGGCGGTCGGCATCGGCGTCGAGCGCAGTCTGGGCGGCGACAGCCGTCTGTCGCCGGAAACCGGCTGGCCGCTGCGCCGCATCGTGCTGTGGGTCATGCTGGGCGCCGGCGCGTTGTTGGTCGTGGCGATGGCGCTGAGCCTGCTGCGACGGCTCGGCCGCGGCGACGGTTGA